The nucleotide window GCGGCTACGCGAACACGACTACTGATGGAATCTCAAATTTATCAGGTCTTGTAGAGGTTTACGACCCCGCAACCAACAGTTGGGAGACTAAAACTTCGATGCCTACACCGAGGGCACAGTTGACCGCATGTACTGTTAACGGGAAAATCTATACCTTGGGCGGATTCGAAAACTCGTTTAGCGGAAAATGTTCTGCAGTCAACGAAGTCTACGACCCAGAAACTGATACGTGGTCAACCAAAAAACCTATGCTTGCGGATATGTATGCTCATTGTGCTGTTGCATTAGGCGACAAAATTTATGTTATTTGGGGGCAATCTGGCGGACAATCAGGGAGCTACTTGAGTGGTCCATGGAATCAAATTTACGATACCAGAACCAACACTTGGACGTTGGGTGCTGCTCCACCTGAACCAGTACACCGCTCTGCGGCAGTGGCAACAAGCGGCTTGTACGCTCCCCAGAAAATCTACGTCATAGGCGGCGAAGTTGGTTTTATGGAAGCTACAAACACCACTCAAATTTATGACCCACAAACGGATACTTGGAGTATGGGCGCTTCTATGTCTACTGCACGGCAACGTTTGGCACTTGCGGTTGTCGACGACCTAATCTATGCAATAGGCGGCAGTTACCCCGAATACTGGAACCCAGCATCAAATAGCCAAAACAGGCACTACACCCTGCTAAGCACCAGCAACGTGGAACCGCTTAATTTCGTGCCCCAGCAAAATTCTGCTCTAAACGAACAGTATACACCAATCGGTTATGCAGGTCATGAACCATCAGAGGCTACTTCACCTCCAAACGATGGCACAAAATCTCAGCCAGACTTGCCAGTTGTGGCTATAGCCGCGGCTTCTGTGGCTGTTGTAGCCGTCGCAGGAGTAACTGTACTCTTGTTTTTGAGAAAATACACCCGCAGGCAACAAACAAGTTAGCTATTCGACATATTTTCATCCTAATTTTTGACCTATGCAGAAACCTATAGGGGGTAGGTGCTACTGGCGGTTTTTCAAGCCATTAGCATGTTGAAAACTTGCTTTTTATAGGGGGATAGGGTCTAATGGCAGAGCAAGCAAACTTGCTACCGTACATACAAACGTACATGCTTTCACACACACGAACAATCGCCAAGCCCACAACCAAACAGCAACCCAAACCAAACGCAGACACAAAAAAGCAAAGTCCAGATAACTCCGCTGGAAGATGATGAGTAAGGGAGCCACTTTCTTCTTCTAATACTAGAAAAAACAACCCAGCAAAACCCCAAACAACAACCCACAAACGGATACGTTTATATCTAAAATAACAGTTTTACTCAATGCTCAAACCAAAAAAGGAAACAAAACAACATGTCATCACACAGCAGCCTAAGAAAAAGAAAACTAACAGGCGGCAAAAAACGCGCCTACCGCACCAAAAAACTCTACGAAGCAGGCGGATACCCAGCCGAAACCATCCTAGGCGAACCAAAAAGAAAAATCTCCAGAGGCAGAGGCGGCAACATGAAAATCAAAGTCCTAAGCGACAAATACGCCTCAGTAACCGACTCTAAAAGCGGAAAAACAGAAAAAACCGAAATCATACGCGTCGTCCGCAACGATGCGAACGTAGACTACAACAGACGTGGAGTCATAACAAAAGGCGCAGAAATCGAAACCACCTTAGGCTTAGCAAAAGTAACAAGCCGACCAGGCAACGACGGCATTATCAACGCCATCCTCATAACCAAAGAAAAAGCCTAAAAACTCATTATTTCTTGGTTGACAACTGCTGCGGTTGCTGGCTTTTAATCTTCACTAACCGTTTAGCTATCTTTTTGATTATCTCTTCTTTAGCTTCCCGCTTCTCAACAAACAGCATGCCTGATTTAACCCACGGCATCTTGGGATAATGTGCATCAACGTTAACCTCATTCTTTAACCCCAACTTATCCACGGCCTCTTTAATCTCCAAAATCTTCGGAGCCTGCACTGCTAAAATCTTTGGGACTCTGCGCCCTTCCTTCCTTGTTCTGGCAGCATCAAAATAAGCAGGCCAAATTATCGCCTTGTCAAGCTTTCTCATGTTTCTTCACCTTTTACTTGTGAGCGTAATACGCCACCAACTTTTCACTGTTCTGGTCTACACGCGCAAACCCGAACCGCTCAAACTGTATAATAGCGTCAGTCTTTAACATTTTGCAATAAGCCTCAGCAAAGCCCTCAGCAACTGTTGCGTCAGGCATGACGACTTGACAAGGAACCTCGAAGCCTTTAGGAATCCACTGAATAAGTTGCACCTTAATTTTTCTAACATCCTCATAAGACTCGCTTGCAAAAGTTGCAGTGACGTATTTCTCGTTTTTGCTTTCAATTTTAACGTTGAAGAGTTCCATAAGCCGCACCATTTTGCCCTCCTCAAGGTTCTCGGCGTCTTTCTTGGCAACCCAAAAACTCACTGCCTTCTCTTTGCCTGCTGGCTCAACCTTGTATTCTCTAAAACCACGCTCAGGTTTATCAGGATACAACGAAAGCTTGGCATCGAAAGTCTTCGGCACCCCCACAACTTTCAACTCTAAGGGCTCTGCCACAAAAAAGTAGCGATTGCTTGATGCATCAAGAATTTTGCGGTTATACGAGTACAGGTTCTCCCAACTTAACGTGACATCGTTGGGCTTTATTCCCACGTCAACAATCATCTTCTTAATCGCTTCAGGAGTAATCCCGCGCTTTCTAAGAGCAGCAAACGTGCCAAGCCGCGGGTCATCAAAACCAGCATAAACGCCTTCTTTTATGCCCTGAACAATCTTTGACTTACTAAGAAAAGCACCAGTAATTTTTAATCTGCCATAATGGATGGCTTCAGGGTACTCCCAACCTAAATGCTTGTACATGTACTTTTGACGCACCATGTTAGTGTAATGCTCTTTGCCGCGGATGATGTGGGTCATGCCCATCAAGTGGTCATCTAAACCAGCAGCTAAATTGTAGAGAGGCCAAAGAATGTATTTGCTTCCAACCCGTGGATGCGGATACTTTTTAGTGTCAATAATTCGCAAAGCTGGCCAATCTCGAATAGCAGGGTTAGGATGTTCCAAGTCGGTTTTCACTCGAACCACTGCTTGTCCTTCCTTGTATCCGCCACTTAGCATGCGTTGCCAACGCTTCAAATTCTCGGCGGCTGACATGATACGGCAAGGACAAGGTTGTTTAGCTAAAATTTTCTTGCGGAACTCTTCGGGTTGGCACTCGCAAACGTAGGCATTTCCATCACTGATTAACCGCTCTGTATATTCATAGTAAATGGGCAAACGGTCACTTTGGATGTATTCTTCGTCCACTCTGCAACCAAGCCACTTCAGGTCTTGCCTGATGCTGTCATAGAATTCCAGTGAAGGACGCTTCACTTTTGGGTCTGTGTCCTCAAAGCGCAGGATAAATTTGCCGTTGTATATGCGAGCGTACTCATGACTCAAAAGTATAGCTCTGGCAGAGCCCAAGTGCAGAACACAGTCAGGGTTTGGTGAAAAACGTGTCACTATCTGCTTATATTTATCGGCATTCGGCAGCTGTGGCAAGCGTTTTTCTTCAGCTTCTTTCTTTTTTTGTGTTTCAGGCCAATTCTTTTCTACAATCGCCTTCT belongs to Candidatus Bathyarchaeota archaeon and includes:
- a CDS encoding glutamate--tRNA ligase, which codes for MTLEKDSGLRELIRKVALLNAVSHDGKAQAGALVGKILGEKAELRSKAKELSGVINSVVKEVNILSLAEQKAIVEKNWPETQKKKEAEEKRLPQLPNADKYKQIVTRFSPNPDCVLHLGSARAILLSHEYARIYNGKFILRFEDTDPKVKRPSLEFYDSIRQDLKWLGCRVDEEYIQSDRLPIYYEYTERLISDGNAYVCECQPEEFRKKILAKQPCPCRIMSAAENLKRWQRMLSGGYKEGQAVVRVKTDLEHPNPAIRDWPALRIIDTKKYPHPRVGSKYILWPLYNLAAGLDDHLMGMTHIIRGKEHYTNMVRQKYMYKHLGWEYPEAIHYGRLKITGAFLSKSKIVQGIKEGVYAGFDDPRLGTFAALRKRGITPEAIKKMIVDVGIKPNDVTLSWENLYSYNRKILDASSNRYFFVAEPLELKVVGVPKTFDAKLSLYPDKPERGFREYKVEPAGKEKAVSFWVAKKDAENLEEGKMVRLMELFNVKIESKNEKYVTATFASESYEDVRKIKVQLIQWIPKGFEVPCQVVMPDATVAEGFAEAYCKMLKTDAIIQFERFGFARVDQNSEKLVAYYAHK
- a CDS encoding 30S ribosomal protein S8e encodes the protein MSSHSSLRKRKLTGGKKRAYRTKKLYEAGGYPAETILGEPKRKISRGRGGNMKIKVLSDKYASVTDSKSGKTEKTEIIRVVRNDANVDYNRRGVITKGAEIETTLGLAKVTSRPGNDGIINAILITKEKA
- a CDS encoding signal recognition particle protein Srp19 (binds to 7S RNA to mediate binding of the signal recognition particle protein Srp54), with amino-acid sequence MRKLDKAIIWPAYFDAARTRKEGRRVPKILAVQAPKILEIKEAVDKLGLKNEVNVDAHYPKMPWVKSGMLFVEKREAKEEIIKKIAKRLVKIKSQQPQQLSTKK